In Populus trichocarpa isolate Nisqually-1 chromosome 16, P.trichocarpa_v4.1, whole genome shotgun sequence, a genomic segment contains:
- the LOC7486517 gene encoding UPF0161 protein At3g09310, with product MFAAAAIAANSAGFNVCGNQLTRRSISMRRVTARHRCLAVNNNKKLESESHQNEQQQDEEEDHVENSLGVEAALSMLRFYKREISPLLPNSCRYVPTCSEYSMEAYKKYGVVKGTVLTAWRLCRCNPLGGSGFDPPRWFDEDPPFQEE from the exons ATGTTTGCCGCCGCCGCCATAGCCGCGAACTCAGCTGGTTTCAATGTTTGTGGAAACCAGCTGACAAGGAGAAGCATTTCAATGAGAAGAGTAACTGCAAGGCACCGCTGCCTGGctgtcaataataataaaaaattagaatcagAATCGCACCAAAACGAGCAACAACAAG ACGAGGAGGAGGATCATGTTGAAAACAGTTTAGGAGTTGAAGCTGCATTATCCATGCTCAGATTCTACAAAA GGGAGATATCGCCGCTGTTACCAAATAGTTGTAGATATGTACCCACCTGTAGTGAATATTCCATGGAAGCTTATAAGAAATACGGTGTCGTCAAAGGCACCGTCTTGACTGCCTGGCGTCTTTGTCGCTGTAATCCACTTG gTGGGTCTGGCTTCGATCCTCCGCGATGGTTTGATGAGGATCCTCCTTTTCAAGAAGAATGA
- the LOC7468808 gene encoding membrane-associated 30 kDa protein, chloroplastic — MAIKSQLITGLTLPMPHPPYTSSSSNNNGNNNTTLCMVKRRTLTTSFFNGGVEALKVARIRTSLSTRSQCYRQGGGALGTCMNLFDRFGRVVKSYANAIISSFEDPEKILEQTVLEMNDDLTKMRQATAQVLASQKRLENKYKAAQLASEEWYRKAQLALQKGEEDLAREALKRRKTYADNANSFKAQLDQQKGVVENLVSNTRLLESKMQEAKSKKDTLKARAQSAKTTTKMNEMLGNVNTSNALAAFEKMEEKVMAMESEAEALGQLTTNELDGKFALLEGSSVDDDLENLKKELGGSSKKGELPPGRTVVTSSNNSFRDPDIEMELNELRQKRKNF, encoded by the exons ATGGCCATTAAATCACAGTTAATTACAGGATTAACCCTGCCAATGCCACACCCTCCTTATACTTCTTCAAGCTCCAACAACAACGGTAACAATAATACTACTTTATGTATGGTGAAGAGGAGGACCCTCACGACGTCGTTTTTCAATGGTGGAG TTGAAGCTCTAAAAGTTGCTAGGATAAGGACCAGTCTATCCACTCGGTCCCAATGTTACAGACAAGGTGGAGGTGCTCTTGGCACTTGCATGAACCTTTTTGATCGGTTTGGTAGAGTTGTGAAG TCATATGCCAATGCAATCATAAGTTCCTTTGAAGATCCAGAGAAAATTCTAGAGCAGACAGTACTTGAAATGAATGATGACTTAACAAAAATGCGTCAGGCCACAGCACAA GTTCTGGCTTCTCAAAAAAGgttggaaaataaatataaagctgCACAACTAGCTTCTGAAGAATG GTACCGTAAGGCACAACTTGCCCTTCAAAAGGGAGAGGAAGACCTTGCACGTGAAGCTCTCAAGAGGCGTAAAACGTATGCT GATAATGCTAATTCTTTCAAAGCTCAACTTGATCAACAGAAAGGTGTCGTTGAGAATCTCGTCTCTAATACTCGG CTTCTGGAGAGCAAAATGCAGGaggcaaaatcaaagaaagatacTCTGAAAGCACGTGCTCAGTCTGCAAA GACTACAACCAAAATGAATGAAATGTTGGGAAATGTTAATACAAGTAATGCACTTGCAGCTTTTGAAAAGATGGAAGAGAAAG TAATGGCAATGGAATCAGAAGCTGAAGCTCTTGGCCAGTTGACTACAAACGAGCTTGATGGAAAG TTTGCGTTACTTGAAGGGTCATCAGTTGATGATGACCTTGAGAATCTGAAGAAGGAACTAGGTGGTAGCTCAAAG AAAGGAGAACTTCCACCAGGAAGAACAGTTGTCACCAGCTCAAACAATTCATTCCGAGATCCTGACATAGAGATGGAGCTCAATGAGTTGAGACAAAAGAGAAAGAACTTTTAG